The Alkalispirochaeta americana genome contains a region encoding:
- a CDS encoding response regulator produces the protein MSDSSGTAPITVAIADDQHLVRDGIASVLALYEDLEVVGTAARGSEAIALARERHPQVFLMDIRMPGMDGLTAAETILSENLAGQVIILTTFDDEEYVIRAIRLGASGYLLKDLPPEELYQAILAVRRGVFWSSREVMGKVGLILSPPQSSPAAPPPELERLSLRERQVLRLIGRGATNGEIARELSLTEGTVKNYVSALLDTLGFRDRVQAALFAARHLEDDPDRTITRRS, from the coding sequence ATGAGTGACAGCTCCGGCACAGCCCCCATCACGGTGGCTATCGCCGACGATCAGCACCTGGTCCGGGACGGAATAGCCTCGGTTCTGGCCCTCTACGAAGACCTGGAGGTGGTGGGAACCGCAGCCAGGGGAAGCGAGGCGATCGCCCTGGCCCGAGAGAGACATCCCCAGGTCTTCCTCATGGATATCCGTATGCCCGGCATGGACGGGCTCACCGCAGCCGAGACGATTCTCTCGGAGAACCTCGCTGGACAGGTGATAATCCTCACCACCTTCGATGACGAGGAATACGTGATCAGGGCGATACGCCTGGGAGCATCGGGGTATCTTTTGAAGGATCTGCCTCCGGAGGAGCTCTATCAGGCGATTCTGGCGGTTCGACGAGGGGTTTTCTGGTCGTCCCGGGAGGTAATGGGAAAAGTAGGGCTCATCCTCTCGCCTCCCCAAAGCAGCCCCGCTGCTCCACCCCCGGAGCTGGAGCGTCTGAGCCTCCGGGAACGGCAGGTTCTCCGTCTGATCGGACGGGGTGCAACGAACGGAGAGATAGCCCGGGAACTATCCCTGACCGAAGGGACGGTGAAGAACTACGTCTCGGCCCTTCTGGATACCCTGGGATTCCGGGACCGGGTCCAGGCAGCGCTCTTTGCTGCGCGCCATCTGGAAGATGATCCCGACAGAACCATCACCAGACGATCGTAG